A single window of Triticum dicoccoides isolate Atlit2015 ecotype Zavitan unplaced genomic scaffold, WEW_v2.0 scaffold1375, whole genome shotgun sequence DNA harbors:
- the LOC119343686 gene encoding MADS-box transcription factor PHERES 2-like — translation MARKKVALRYILDKKSRCSTLKKRHEGLQKKADESAIMCNAKACVLVYGEGKSVPEVFPSHSEAVAILTRYKNMPKGKFKKTVSHESFLSQHFNKLQAKGHKFQGVCEDNETRILLHKAMLGSNLSSLDGLNIEDLANVGRKLEVILQSMGESITKISGQPPVSAPLPAPYVTDYMHMESLSTYQATPPAPYMDMESPSTFQAPPPTDNMGMGSSMMYQAPSPAPYVTGCMDMGPPAMLKAPPQQQEDSLDMMRYGGDLNTLVHSGYNTSGCNDTSIRASLPSGDVNSKKSFEVGFGWQFGGADPEASSSSLSPQM, via the coding sequence ATGGCTCGCAAGAAGGTGGCCCTCCGGTACATCCTTGATAAAAAGTCCCGATGCAGTACTTTAAAGAAACGTCATGAGGGCCTACAGAAAAAGGCGGACGAGTCGGCCATCATGTGCAATGCGAAGGCCTGCGTGCTAGTGTATGGCGAGGGCAAGTCGGTACCAGAGGTGTTCCCGTCCCACTCTGAGGCGGTGGCTATCCTGACTCGGTACAAGAATATGCCGAAGGGGAAGTTTAAGAAGACGGTGAGTCATGAAAGCTTTCTCAGCCAACATTTTAACAAGCTCCAGGCCAAGGGCCACAAGTTCCAAGGAGTCTGCGAAGACAATGAGACCAGAATCCTCCTGCACAAGGCTATGCTTGGAAGCAACCTCTCGAGCCTCGATGGCCTCAACATCGAGGATCTCGCCAATGTTGGCCGAAAGCTAGAGGTGATCCTCCAGAGCATGGGGGAAAGCATCACAAAAATTAGTGGCCAACCACCAGTCTCCGCACCACTACCAGCTCCATACGTCACCGACTACATGCACATGGAATCTCTGTCGACTTATCAGGCAACACCACCAGCTCCATACATGGACATGGAGTCTCCGTCGACTTTTCAGGCACCACCACCGACTGACAACATGGGCATGGGGTCTTCGATGATGTATCAAGCGCCATCACCAGCTCCCTATGTCACTGGTTGCATGGACATGGGGCCTCCGGCGATGCTTAAGGCCCCTCCACAACAACAAGAGGATTCACTTGACATGATGAGGTATGGAGGAGACCTCAACACCCTGGTCCACAGTGGCTACAATACTAGTGGTTGTAATGACACCAGCATAAGAGCTAGCTTGCCTAGCGGTGATGTTAACTCGAAGAAGTCGTTTGAAGTGGGGTTTGGTTGGCAGTTCGGTGGCGCTGATCCTGAAGCATCTTCTTCAAGTCTTTCCCCCCAAATGTAA